One genomic window of Polyangium aurulentum includes the following:
- a CDS encoding dynamin family protein, with product MWSPEGRKQNARELRQIADKVLRYRQLCDRFASYFQPDSDNARQLRQIRGKLEELRARALDREKRLAKGVVKIGVVGLEKQGKSAFLSAWLKSEKLLPSEAERCTWSTTVLEPGEAGQFSATVTYYKPEEFKTRIQSYFDALEPGSAERWQGLNPSEILRLKAAFKAREGYEVDDPDRAGRREQTALAELNDIAAGLSDIKAKLGKDQERITAASLDDLAEQIRPFIALKDTKNGNRPYPGVRAVKIVTVNIPVEGAMPGVELMDLPGIDAPSDKARRDTEEALANDVDVTIFVKDITRPSLVRNEVELLRMAQTADRSISLKDRIFVVLTKVDLFDHPDENGNWHWSLAARNFREQGVDRIFPYSKVWVHKGVDTSHPVARQLMDFFGTTTPVNGLDKLKEAVERYLSTDVEALDRKVTTAIQTEFGEAEALLRGVLVTVKDGLSDREFDRRAEQVFDLHYEHIQSGEDPVGLLPEIRKRLSAFMDFEMSEAQRGARAERADARIDQIRKDLYARLTPEEAEAKRRQMPSPGLMNETAVEIEMRKQMRERVASRIAGLGEDFRNTARESVERMLHGMFVEASYETGKLEVLLPPGEGLIARIDVLGRSGHVSESVVRYQNQEMAKADVAFEVLSRYFARQIVDILDATDPYDREIREREMRGLEQFFGMGIADKAQGPATSAAQSATQSASDVIGSVKAKLGFGQTAEGDGKTGQQQQAIGGFPTVGAAMPVPGKPAEAQKPATAPPAGTKPPQPTSPGAQGPQAGVRDWSKMLARVKADVDRICDFLEALAKHPRGLQKYHEEAVRTVHDSWLDREGEQSLRRWVRSECARIWPHKFAAIEAEKERARADIEALEELFGASGASNRKAEPAKAGTAANAPIGA from the coding sequence ATGTGGAGCCCCGAAGGCCGTAAGCAAAACGCCCGCGAGCTGCGCCAGATCGCCGACAAGGTCTTGCGCTACCGCCAGCTCTGCGACCGCTTCGCGAGCTACTTCCAGCCCGACAGCGACAACGCTCGCCAGCTCCGGCAGATCCGCGGCAAGCTCGAGGAGCTGCGCGCGCGCGCCCTCGACCGCGAGAAGAGGCTCGCCAAGGGCGTCGTGAAGATCGGCGTCGTCGGCCTCGAAAAGCAGGGCAAGAGCGCGTTCCTCTCCGCCTGGCTCAAGAGCGAGAAGCTCCTGCCGAGCGAGGCCGAGCGCTGCACCTGGAGCACCACCGTGCTCGAGCCCGGCGAGGCGGGGCAGTTCTCCGCCACCGTCACCTACTACAAACCCGAAGAGTTCAAGACACGCATCCAGAGCTACTTCGATGCCCTCGAGCCCGGCAGCGCCGAGCGCTGGCAAGGCTTGAACCCCTCCGAGATCCTCCGCCTCAAGGCCGCCTTCAAGGCGCGCGAGGGCTACGAGGTCGACGACCCCGATCGCGCTGGGCGCCGCGAGCAGACCGCGCTCGCCGAGCTCAACGACATCGCCGCGGGCCTGTCGGACATCAAGGCCAAGCTCGGCAAGGATCAGGAGAGGATCACGGCCGCGAGCCTCGATGATCTCGCAGAGCAGATCCGGCCTTTCATCGCGCTCAAGGACACGAAGAACGGCAATCGGCCCTATCCGGGCGTGCGCGCGGTCAAGATCGTCACCGTCAACATCCCCGTCGAGGGCGCGATGCCCGGCGTCGAGCTGATGGACCTGCCCGGCATCGACGCCCCCTCGGACAAAGCCCGGCGCGATACCGAAGAGGCGCTCGCCAACGACGTCGACGTCACGATCTTCGTCAAGGACATCACCCGGCCCTCGCTCGTGCGCAACGAGGTCGAGCTGCTTCGCATGGCGCAGACCGCCGATCGCAGCATCTCGCTCAAGGACCGCATCTTCGTGGTGCTCACGAAGGTCGACCTCTTCGATCACCCCGACGAGAACGGCAACTGGCACTGGTCGCTCGCCGCGCGCAACTTCCGCGAGCAGGGCGTCGACCGCATCTTCCCGTACTCGAAGGTCTGGGTGCACAAGGGCGTCGACACGAGCCACCCCGTCGCGCGCCAGCTCATGGACTTCTTCGGCACGACGACGCCCGTCAACGGCCTCGACAAGCTCAAGGAGGCCGTCGAGCGCTACCTCTCCACCGACGTCGAGGCCCTCGATCGCAAGGTCACGACGGCCATCCAGACCGAGTTCGGCGAGGCCGAGGCGCTCTTGCGCGGCGTGCTCGTGACCGTGAAGGACGGGCTCAGCGACAGGGAGTTCGACAGGCGCGCCGAGCAGGTCTTCGATCTGCACTACGAGCACATCCAGTCGGGCGAGGATCCCGTGGGCCTTCTGCCCGAGATCCGCAAGCGCCTGTCGGCGTTCATGGACTTCGAGATGAGCGAGGCGCAGCGGGGCGCGCGCGCGGAGCGGGCGGACGCGAGGATCGATCAGATCCGCAAGGACCTCTACGCGCGGCTCACGCCCGAGGAGGCAGAGGCGAAGCGGCGGCAGATGCCGAGCCCGGGGCTCATGAACGAGACGGCCGTCGAGATCGAGATGCGCAAGCAGATGCGCGAGCGCGTGGCGTCGCGGATCGCTGGGCTCGGCGAGGACTTCCGCAACACCGCGCGCGAGAGCGTCGAGCGCATGCTGCACGGGATGTTCGTCGAGGCCTCGTACGAGACCGGCAAGCTCGAGGTGCTCCTTCCGCCCGGCGAGGGGCTCATCGCGCGGATCGACGTGCTCGGTCGATCGGGCCACGTCTCCGAGAGCGTCGTCCGCTACCAGAACCAGGAGATGGCCAAGGCCGACGTGGCCTTCGAGGTCCTCTCCCGCTACTTCGCACGCCAGATCGTCGACATCCTCGACGCGACCGACCCGTACGACCGCGAGATCCGCGAGCGCGAGATGCGCGGGCTCGAGCAGTTCTTCGGGATGGGCATCGCGGACAAGGCGCAGGGTCCAGCCACATCGGCGGCGCAGTCCGCGACGCAGAGCGCGAGCGACGTCATCGGCTCGGTGAAGGCCAAGCTCGGCTTCGGACAAACGGCCGAGGGCGACGGGAAGACCGGGCAGCAGCAGCAGGCGATCGGCGGCTTCCCGACCGTCGGCGCGGCCATGCCGGTGCCGGGCAAACCTGCCGAGGCGCAGAAGCCCGCGACGGCGCCGCCAGCGGGCACGAAGCCCCCGCAGCCGACCTCGCCGGGGGCGCAGGGGCCGCAGGCCGGCGTGCGCGACTGGTCGAAGATGCTCGCGCGGGTGAAGGCCGACGTGGACCGGATCTGCGACTTCCTCGAGGCGCTCGCGAAGCACCCGCGCGGGCTGCAGAAGTACCACGAGGAGGCGGTGCGCACGGTGCACGACTCGTGGCTGGATCGCGAGGGCGAGCAGTCGCTCCGGCGCTGGGTGCGCAGCGAGTGCGCGCGGATCTGGCCGCACAAGTTCGCCGCGATCGAGGCCGAAAAGGAGCGCGCGCGCGCCGACATCGAGGCGCTCGAGGAGCTGTTCGGCGCGAGCGGCGCATCGAACAGGAAGGCGGAGCCGGCGAAGGCAGGGACGGCGGCGAACGCGCCGATCGGAGCTTGA
- a CDS encoding nucleotidyl transferase AbiEii/AbiGii toxin family protein → MAERQEHQRILGLLAQLDAGFLRRAECWFAGGTAISLRCDEFRISRDVDFLCASREGYSLVRQRVYEAGIKGLFTHDVPVRREVRADRYGVRVVLDVGGEPMKLEIVSEGRIDLVGTEDPSLPVARLADEDLVAEKLLANADRFLDEAALGRDAIDLILLEHALGGLPPAAWDKAREAYGPSVEDAFIRALRQLRDKPAWRARAFELMSVSPEARAVVEARLDVLA, encoded by the coding sequence ATGGCTGAGCGACAGGAGCACCAGCGCATCCTCGGCCTGCTCGCGCAGCTCGATGCGGGGTTCTTGCGGCGCGCCGAGTGCTGGTTTGCGGGGGGAACGGCGATCTCGCTACGTTGCGACGAGTTTCGCATCTCGCGTGACGTCGATTTCCTCTGCGCCTCGCGCGAGGGCTACAGCCTGGTGCGGCAACGCGTCTACGAGGCGGGAATCAAGGGGCTCTTCACCCATGACGTGCCGGTCCGGCGCGAGGTGCGTGCGGATCGTTACGGGGTCCGCGTCGTGCTCGACGTCGGGGGTGAGCCGATGAAGCTCGAAATCGTGAGCGAGGGTAGGATCGATCTCGTCGGCACGGAGGACCCTTCCTTGCCCGTCGCGCGCCTCGCCGACGAAGATCTCGTGGCCGAGAAGCTGCTCGCCAATGCCGACCGCTTCCTCGACGAGGCAGCGCTCGGACGGGATGCGATCGATCTCATCCTGCTCGAGCATGCGCTCGGGGGACTGCCGCCTGCAGCCTGGGACAAGGCGCGCGAAGCGTACGGGCCTTCGGTCGAGGATGCCTTCATCCGCGCGCTTCGGCAGCTCCGCGACAAGCCCGCGTGGCGAGCGCGGGCATTCGAGCTCATGTCGGTCAGCCCCGAGGCGAGGGCCGTCGTCGAGGCGCGGCTCGACGTGCTCGCGTAG
- a CDS encoding matrixin family metalloprotease, whose protein sequence is MNTTLRSSLRLALVLAPLSAASALVACAPEGASDLMDGAQADAVEAGAPVLAFGDSGEDVRWVYGYLRQYGYFANEALAHHYPGWKPAASREPADPEVFDEAIEEGVMLFQKAYGLPITGAVDEATLAAMQKPRCSFPDFYTSADAAAGSHNFTLHGSKWSKTALTYRFANYTSDLSQASIRNAVSEALFDWSASSPLTFSEVSSGEDITIGWYTGSHCSASAFDGSNGVLAHAFFPSSGGDVHFDDAESWSTSSSSGIHLETVAVHELGHSLGLAHSSVSGSIMYPTYSGVNDAPRDDDRAGIWAIYGAFSAPSPGGDIHAGQGLSAGQSMSSYDGRFQLVMQSDGNLVLYKLTNGSVTPLWATGTNSAMPDRMIMQEDGNLVLYKSSGAPVWATGTSSTANRYSRLVVQNDGNLVIYNQSGSPVWASNTCCH, encoded by the coding sequence ATGAACACGACGCTTCGCTCTTCCCTTCGCCTCGCCCTCGTTCTCGCCCCGCTCAGCGCGGCCTCCGCGCTCGTCGCCTGTGCTCCCGAAGGCGCGTCCGATCTCATGGACGGCGCGCAGGCGGATGCCGTCGAGGCCGGGGCGCCCGTGCTCGCGTTCGGCGATAGCGGCGAGGACGTGCGCTGGGTCTACGGCTATCTCCGCCAGTATGGCTACTTCGCGAACGAGGCGCTCGCCCACCATTACCCGGGCTGGAAGCCGGCCGCCTCGCGCGAGCCCGCCGATCCCGAGGTGTTCGACGAGGCGATCGAGGAGGGCGTGATGCTCTTCCAGAAGGCCTACGGGCTGCCCATCACCGGCGCCGTGGACGAGGCAACGCTCGCGGCCATGCAGAAGCCGCGCTGCTCGTTCCCCGATTTCTACACGTCCGCGGACGCGGCCGCCGGCAGCCATAACTTCACGCTCCACGGCAGCAAGTGGTCCAAGACCGCGCTCACGTACCGATTCGCGAATTACACGTCGGACCTGAGCCAGGCGTCGATCCGGAACGCGGTCTCCGAGGCGCTGTTCGACTGGAGCGCCTCGTCTCCGCTCACGTTCAGCGAGGTCTCCTCGGGCGAGGACATCACCATCGGCTGGTACACGGGCTCGCATTGCAGCGCGAGCGCCTTCGACGGCTCGAACGGCGTGCTCGCCCACGCGTTTTTTCCGTCCTCGGGCGGCGACGTGCATTTCGACGACGCCGAGAGCTGGTCGACCTCGAGCTCGTCGGGGATCCACCTGGAGACGGTCGCCGTGCACGAGCTCGGCCATTCGCTCGGGCTCGCCCATTCGAGCGTGTCGGGATCGATCATGTACCCGACCTACAGCGGCGTGAATGACGCCCCGCGCGACGACGACCGGGCTGGCATCTGGGCGATCTACGGCGCGTTCTCGGCGCCGTCGCCGGGGGGAGACATCCACGCGGGCCAGGGGCTCTCGGCGGGACAATCCATGTCGTCGTACGATGGCCGCTTTCAGCTCGTGATGCAGAGCGACGGCAATCTCGTCCTGTACAAGCTCACGAACGGCAGCGTGACCCCGCTATGGGCGACGGGCACGAACAGCGCCATGCCGGACCGGATGATCATGCAGGAGGACGGCAATCTGGTGCTCTACAAATCCTCGGGCGCGCCGGTCTGGGCGACGGGGACCAGCTCGACCGCGAATCGGTATTCGAGGCTGGTCGTGCAGAACGACGGCAACCTCGTCATCTACAACCAGAGCGGCTCGCCGGTCTGGGCGAGCAACACCTGCTGCCACTGA
- a CDS encoding STAS domain-containing protein, producing MKLHKDIKATSTETSYTLQMGPGNFHWDFDRGMIITHGLPSVLLWSNPSLLRMLLPLAEEVGVPLFRLMVAQCSSLGTDADYNTMITVLGKTFEEGFLAWGVSVSTAGWGRFELRDFDKEAQRAVVVVQNPWELEMQRGSPTRWGCPFLQGKVMGIFSHAFGVNCWADEIASGADAERTSVQFDIYPSERTIEAELAILRRQSREEAKRKLAQKTQELWQSEARQRAILASLSEVVFTLDDRAQFTSYHVPREQAAFHDAPERVLGRHVREVMSEPIAELLLAAIAELGDDGAPRTVNYTREQGGEVRFFSTKLSILQDPVSGGNGVTAIERDITDRMRAEQALTDRLEVIQRQQDTIQAMSTPIIQVWDGVLALPLVGLIDSRRAAMITESLLDAIVNTQARVAILDMTGVDLVDTAIAEHFVRIVRAVELLGAECVLTGMQPAVAQTLSMLDVGLGATRTFGTMRSALMAVTRGNRRG from the coding sequence GTGAAGTTGCACAAGGACATCAAAGCGACGAGCACCGAGACGAGCTATACACTCCAGATGGGGCCGGGGAATTTCCATTGGGACTTCGACCGGGGGATGATCATCACCCACGGTCTTCCCTCGGTGCTCCTGTGGTCGAACCCCTCGCTGCTTCGCATGTTGCTGCCGCTCGCGGAGGAGGTCGGGGTTCCGCTCTTTCGCCTGATGGTGGCCCAGTGCTCGAGCCTGGGGACCGACGCAGATTACAACACCATGATCACCGTCCTCGGGAAGACGTTCGAGGAGGGCTTCCTCGCCTGGGGGGTCTCGGTATCGACGGCGGGCTGGGGTCGATTCGAGCTGCGGGACTTCGACAAGGAAGCACAGCGCGCGGTGGTTGTCGTGCAAAACCCGTGGGAGCTCGAGATGCAGCGCGGCTCGCCGACGCGCTGGGGTTGCCCTTTCCTCCAGGGGAAGGTCATGGGCATTTTCTCCCACGCGTTCGGGGTGAACTGCTGGGCCGACGAGATCGCGAGCGGGGCGGACGCGGAGAGGACCTCCGTCCAGTTCGATATCTACCCCTCGGAGAGGACGATCGAGGCGGAGCTGGCGATCCTGCGTCGCCAGAGCCGCGAGGAGGCCAAGCGAAAGCTCGCGCAAAAGACGCAGGAATTGTGGCAGAGCGAGGCGCGGCAACGGGCGATTCTGGCCTCGCTGAGCGAGGTCGTCTTCACGCTCGATGACCGGGCGCAATTCACGAGCTATCACGTGCCCAGGGAGCAGGCCGCGTTCCACGACGCCCCCGAGCGCGTGCTCGGTCGGCACGTGCGCGAGGTGATGTCGGAGCCGATCGCGGAGCTCTTGCTCGCGGCGATCGCGGAGCTCGGCGACGACGGCGCGCCGCGCACGGTGAATTACACGCGGGAGCAGGGGGGAGAGGTGCGGTTCTTCAGCACCAAGCTCTCGATCCTGCAGGACCCCGTTTCGGGGGGCAATGGCGTGACGGCGATCGAGCGCGACATCACCGACCGCATGCGCGCCGAGCAGGCGCTCACCGATCGCCTCGAGGTGATCCAGCGGCAGCAGGACACGATCCAGGCGATGAGCACGCCGATCATCCAGGTCTGGGACGGCGTGCTGGCGCTGCCGCTCGTGGGCTTGATCGACAGCCGGCGCGCGGCGATGATCACCGAGAGCCTCCTCGATGCCATCGTGAACACGCAGGCGCGCGTGGCCATTCTCGACATGACCGGCGTCGACCTCGTCGATACGGCGATCGCCGAACATTTCGTGCGAATCGTGCGCGCCGTGGAGCTACTGGGCGCGGAGTGCGTGCTCACGGGCATGCAGCCGGCCGTGGCGCAGACGCTCAGCATGCTCGATGTGGGGCTCGGGGCGACGCGCACGTTCGGGACCATGCGGAGCGCGCTGATGGCGGTGACGCGCGGGAATCGGCGGGGCTGA
- a CDS encoding MFS transporter, which translates to MLSLLRRRPAFRRLWLAATVSLIGDWLGFVAVSLLALDQGGGALALALVYAAHSVPHALLTPVGGVLVDRLDRRRLLIAVPLVQALLTVGMALAAVRGAIGLVQALVLVRTAGTAFMLPAEAAALRHTVEPEELMRANAIISGTWSVTFVAGMALGGALAVLGPVPAIIVDAFSFLLAAALLWSLPPMRAVQEEGASRVGLGRLLAAIPGDSWKALVHALEHGPIMRAVFSKTPVAVASGAGWVVLNMVANEAKPFGSAAISLGVLQAVRGAGTGLGPFGVSFLPSEGRAAKVVPYVIILVAFTGISLFPLAQGAPALLLLLALLWGIGTGTNWVMSSAALQQKAPDSMIGRLASLDDLGATSAIVTGALVGGALLEHGAASKLAVAAGSSLIGLFGWLVLVRVSSRRGEGYAVAESVVD; encoded by the coding sequence ATGCTCTCCCTTCTCCGCCGCCGACCCGCGTTCCGGCGCCTCTGGCTCGCGGCAACCGTCTCTCTCATCGGCGACTGGCTCGGCTTCGTGGCCGTGAGCCTGCTCGCGCTCGATCAGGGCGGAGGTGCGCTCGCGCTCGCGCTCGTCTACGCAGCGCACTCGGTCCCACACGCGCTGCTCACGCCCGTGGGAGGGGTGCTCGTCGATCGCCTCGATCGCCGCCGCCTCCTCATCGCGGTCCCGCTCGTGCAGGCCCTGCTCACGGTCGGAATGGCGCTCGCGGCGGTGCGCGGGGCGATCGGGCTCGTGCAGGCGCTCGTGCTCGTGCGGACCGCAGGAACGGCCTTCATGCTGCCCGCCGAGGCGGCCGCGCTGCGTCACACGGTCGAGCCCGAGGAGCTGATGCGGGCGAACGCGATCATCTCGGGTACGTGGAGCGTGACGTTCGTGGCGGGGATGGCGCTCGGCGGCGCGCTCGCCGTGCTCGGCCCGGTGCCCGCGATCATCGTCGATGCTTTCTCCTTTCTGCTCGCCGCGGCCTTGCTCTGGAGCTTGCCCCCGATGCGCGCCGTGCAGGAGGAGGGGGCGTCGCGCGTGGGCCTGGGTAGGCTCCTCGCGGCCATTCCGGGCGATTCGTGGAAGGCGCTGGTCCACGCGCTCGAGCACGGCCCGATCATGCGCGCCGTCTTCTCGAAGACGCCCGTCGCGGTGGCGAGCGGCGCTGGCTGGGTGGTCTTGAACATGGTGGCGAACGAGGCCAAGCCCTTTGGCTCGGCGGCCATTTCGCTCGGTGTTTTGCAGGCCGTGCGGGGCGCGGGGACGGGGCTCGGGCCGTTCGGCGTGTCGTTCTTGCCGAGCGAGGGGCGCGCGGCGAAGGTGGTCCCGTACGTGATCATCCTCGTCGCGTTCACGGGCATTTCACTCTTTCCGCTCGCGCAGGGCGCTCCAGCGCTCCTGCTGCTGCTCGCGCTTCTGTGGGGGATCGGCACGGGGACCAACTGGGTCATGTCGAGCGCGGCATTGCAGCAAAAGGCGCCCGATAGCATGATCGGCCGCCTCGCGAGCCTCGACGACCTCGGCGCGACCTCGGCGATCGTCACGGGCGCGCTCGTCGGCGGCGCGCTGCTCGAGCACGGCGCGGCCTCGAAGCTCGCGGTCGCCGCAGGGAGCTCCTTGATCGGGCTCTTCGGCTGGCTCGTGCTCGTTCGTGTGAGCAGCAGGAGAGGGGAGGGCTATGCCGTGGCAGAGTCCGTCGTCGATTGA
- a CDS encoding alpha/beta hydrolase, whose amino-acid sequence MDLAIELQRRFACSLLRAPTSVLRAIAGPERRSPEGYVLDLQTQVILRVGKMLGSTEWTSRPLAEARKLMIQSSQVLNARPTAPFSIRDRWIPVDGGAVGARMYVPIAQKTGPRPIVVYYHGGGFVLGSLDSHDGECRALAAETGAIVVAIDYRLAPEHRFPTAAKDAIAAFRWVAQNAVALGGDPARIAVAGDSAGGNLSAVVALETRGDAVRPMFQLLVYPATDMTRSHPSHRYFCEDLLLTEASIDSFLANYLRSDEDQRDPLASPLFATDHTGLPPAMVLTAGFDPLRDEGKAYADKLTAAGVPVEYRCYEGLVHGFFSMSGAVDVARSALEDSISGLRRAFSAAQVSAGQSTTDSATA is encoded by the coding sequence ATGGACCTCGCCATCGAGCTTCAACGCCGCTTCGCCTGCTCGCTGCTCCGGGCGCCCACCTCCGTCTTGCGCGCCATCGCCGGCCCGGAGCGCCGCTCCCCCGAGGGCTACGTGCTCGACCTGCAGACGCAGGTGATCCTGCGCGTGGGCAAGATGCTCGGCAGCACCGAGTGGACGAGCCGCCCGCTCGCCGAGGCCCGCAAGCTGATGATCCAGTCGAGCCAGGTCCTCAATGCCCGCCCCACGGCCCCGTTCTCGATCCGCGATCGCTGGATCCCCGTCGACGGCGGCGCGGTCGGCGCGCGCATGTACGTGCCCATCGCGCAAAAGACGGGCCCTCGGCCCATCGTCGTCTATTACCACGGCGGCGGCTTCGTCCTCGGCTCGCTCGACTCGCACGACGGCGAATGCCGCGCCCTCGCGGCCGAGACCGGCGCGATCGTCGTGGCCATCGATTACCGCCTCGCCCCCGAGCACCGCTTTCCCACGGCCGCGAAGGACGCCATCGCCGCATTTCGCTGGGTCGCGCAGAACGCAGTCGCCCTGGGCGGTGACCCCGCGCGCATCGCGGTCGCCGGCGACAGCGCGGGCGGCAATCTCTCGGCCGTGGTCGCACTCGAGACGCGCGGCGACGCCGTGCGCCCCATGTTCCAGCTCCTCGTCTATCCGGCCACCGACATGACGCGCTCGCACCCCTCGCACCGCTATTTCTGCGAGGATCTGCTCCTCACGGAGGCGAGCATCGACTCGTTCCTCGCCAATTACCTCCGCTCGGACGAAGACCAGCGCGATCCGCTCGCGTCCCCGCTCTTCGCGACCGATCACACGGGATTGCCTCCCGCCATGGTCCTCACCGCCGGATTCGATCCGCTGCGCGACGAGGGAAAGGCCTATGCGGACAAGCTGACGGCGGCCGGCGTCCCCGTCGAATACCGCTGCTACGAGGGCCTCGTGCACGGCTTCTTCAGCATGTCCGGCGCCGTCGATGTCGCACGGAGCGCGCTCGAAGACTCGATCTCCGGCCTCCGCCGCGCATTCTCGGCGGCCCAGGTCAGCGCCGGTCAATCGACGACGGACTCTGCCACGGCATAG